A stretch of Candidatus Sulfotelmatobacter sp. DNA encodes these proteins:
- a CDS encoding bifunctional nuclease family protein → MDLPEYAGMRQMKVDKLGIDLLTHDPVVILKDLEGKRYLPILIGPFEATAIALALEGTSVPRPLSHDLMRNLLESLSAKLEQIVIHDIKESTFYAKLVVRTNGDVQEIDARPSDGIALALRMQAPIFVSDKIALEETVPDNKPAEPEEQQKFKKFIEELKPSDFLE, encoded by the coding sequence TTGGACCTCCCGGAGTATGCGGGGATGCGGCAGATGAAGGTCGACAAGCTGGGGATCGATCTCCTCACGCACGACCCCGTCGTCATCCTGAAGGACCTCGAGGGCAAGCGCTACCTGCCGATCCTGATCGGCCCGTTCGAGGCGACGGCGATCGCCTTGGCGCTGGAAGGCACCTCGGTCCCGCGGCCGCTCTCGCACGATCTGATGCGCAACTTGCTCGAATCGCTCTCGGCCAAGCTCGAGCAGATCGTCATCCACGACATCAAAGAGTCGACGTTCTACGCCAAGCTCGTCGTTCGGACCAACGGCGACGTCCAGGAGATCGACGCGCGTCCGTCCGACGGGATCGCGCTGGCGCTGCGCATGCAAGCGCCGATCTTCGTCAGCGACAAGATCGCACTCGAGGAGACGGTCCCCGACAACAAACCGGCCGAGCCCGAAGAACAGCAAAAATTCAAGAAATTCATCGAAGAGCTCAAGCCCTCGGATTTCTTAGAATAG
- a CDS encoding S-methyl-5'-thioadenosine phosphorylase, whose translation MYTTTERAEIGVYGGSGFYSLIENPREVWVETPYGLPSDKIALGEIAGKKVAFLPRHGKDHRYPPQSINYRANAWAMKALGVTRIIGPTACGSLQPHVKPGSMVVADQIVDRTTGRKDTFYDGPITTHVSFADPYCPQLRPIAIDALRGLGIDTHDHGTIVIIQGPRFSTRAESKWFSSLGWEVINMTNYPESYLARELEMCYVNISLITDYDVGLEGAGGIQPVSHAEVMKVFASNNERVKAGIFKIIESMPAERSCSCGDALAGARG comes from the coding sequence ATGTACACGACGACTGAACGGGCTGAGATCGGGGTCTATGGGGGCTCCGGGTTCTATTCGCTGATCGAGAATCCGCGTGAGGTTTGGGTCGAGACGCCCTACGGGTTGCCCTCGGACAAGATCGCGCTCGGCGAGATCGCCGGCAAGAAGGTGGCGTTTCTGCCGCGCCACGGCAAGGATCACCGCTACCCGCCGCAGTCGATCAACTACCGCGCCAACGCCTGGGCGATGAAGGCGCTGGGCGTGACCCGCATCATCGGCCCGACCGCCTGCGGCTCGCTGCAGCCGCACGTGAAGCCCGGCTCGATGGTCGTCGCCGACCAGATCGTCGATCGCACCACCGGCCGCAAAGACACGTTCTACGACGGCCCGATCACGACGCACGTCTCGTTCGCCGATCCGTACTGCCCGCAGCTTCGGCCGATCGCGATCGACGCGCTGCGCGGCCTGGGGATCGACACGCACGACCACGGCACGATCGTCATCATCCAAGGACCGCGCTTCTCGACGCGTGCCGAGTCGAAGTGGTTCAGCTCGCTGGGCTGGGAGGTCATCAACATGACCAACTACCCGGAGTCGTATCTCGCGCGCGAGCTCGAGATGTGCTACGTCAACATCTCGCTGATCACCGACTACGACGTCGGTCTGGAAGGCGCCGGCGGCATCCAGCCCGTCTCGCACGCCGAAGTGATGAAGGTGTTCGCCAGCAACAACGAGCGGGTGAAGGCGGGCATCTTCAAGATCATCGAGAGCATGCCGGCCGAGCGCAGCTGCTCGTGCGGCGACGCGTTGGCCGGCGCGCGCGGGTAA
- a CDS encoding DNA polymerase III subunit, whose translation MIDGTFDVIGAAGPRAFFEHLTTATLAHGYLFSGPQGVGKKTFARALAQSLLCVTPKRTLLGWCGHCTGCTRFAAGTHPDFYAAQGQLKIGERDGSGFHDSDEPTARDLVRQLSLHSYAGGMRVFVLGDADFTREAANALLKFFEEPPAGVVLIVTSYAPGRVLPTIKSRLVEVTFPSLAQDEVVDVLLRAGIAPDDARQAAAVANGSATRALAFLEEGEGATRDAAVEWFFAAARGEAADAAGWATRPTLEAGLETVKTLARDYVALQLGGSVPLLAADQRARLAQLPAREPAAYVRLLTALGDADRIARTNVSPPLVADLVRMALAPARADRASG comes from the coding sequence ATGATCGACGGCACCTTCGACGTCATCGGCGCGGCCGGTCCGCGCGCGTTCTTCGAGCACCTGACGACCGCCACGCTCGCGCACGGCTACTTGTTCAGCGGTCCGCAGGGCGTCGGGAAGAAGACGTTCGCGCGCGCGCTGGCGCAGTCGCTGCTGTGCGTCACCCCCAAGCGCACGCTGCTCGGCTGGTGCGGTCATTGCACCGGCTGCACGCGCTTCGCGGCGGGAACGCATCCGGACTTCTACGCAGCGCAGGGGCAACTCAAGATCGGCGAGCGCGACGGCAGCGGCTTTCACGACAGCGACGAGCCGACCGCGCGCGATCTGGTCCGGCAGCTCTCGCTGCACTCGTACGCCGGCGGGATGCGCGTGTTCGTGCTCGGCGACGCGGACTTCACGCGTGAGGCCGCCAACGCGCTGCTGAAGTTCTTCGAGGAGCCGCCGGCCGGCGTCGTGCTGATCGTGACGAGCTACGCGCCGGGCCGCGTGCTGCCGACGATCAAGTCACGCTTGGTCGAAGTGACGTTTCCCTCGCTGGCGCAAGACGAGGTCGTTGACGTGCTGCTGCGCGCCGGCATCGCTCCCGACGACGCGCGGCAGGCCGCCGCGGTGGCAAACGGCAGCGCGACGCGCGCGCTGGCCTTCCTCGAAGAAGGCGAAGGCGCGACGCGCGACGCCGCCGTCGAGTGGTTCTTCGCCGCCGCGCGGGGTGAGGCGGCCGACGCCGCGGGTTGGGCGACGCGCCCGACGCTCGAAGCCGGCCTCGAGACCGTCAAGACGCTGGCGCGCGATTACGTCGCGCTGCAGCTCGGCGGCAGCGTCCCGCTGCTCGCCGCCGATCAGCGCGCGCGCTTGGCGCAGCTCCCGGCTCGCGAGCCGGCCGCGTACGTGCGGCTGTTGACCGCGCTGGGCGACGCCGATCGGATCGCGCGCACCAACGTCAGCCCGCCGCTGGTCGCCGACCTGGTCCGAATGGCGCTCGCGCCGGCGCGTGCGGATCGCGCAAGCGGCTAG
- the tmk gene encoding dTMP kinase, giving the protein MLVTFEGIEGAGKSTLIAALAADARARGEEVVVTREPGGTPFGDAVRALFVDPRYTVDPLAEVMLVNASRAQLVTERIAPALKAETTVLCDRFFDATVAYQGYGRGLDVEGLLEICLAATRRIAPDLTFLLDIPVELSRARVAARGGADRLEREDDAFHQRVREGYLALAKRFPRIHVLDGVAPPDHVRAAARAVLEQRRASAHP; this is encoded by the coding sequence GTGCTCGTTACGTTCGAGGGAATCGAAGGGGCCGGGAAATCGACCCTGATCGCGGCGCTGGCGGCCGACGCGCGCGCCCGCGGCGAAGAGGTCGTCGTGACGCGCGAGCCCGGCGGGACGCCGTTCGGCGACGCCGTGCGCGCGCTGTTCGTCGACCCGCGGTACACGGTCGATCCGCTGGCGGAGGTGATGCTGGTCAACGCCTCGCGCGCGCAGCTCGTCACCGAACGGATCGCGCCCGCCTTGAAGGCAGAGACGACCGTGCTGTGCGACCGCTTCTTCGACGCCACCGTTGCGTATCAAGGGTACGGCCGCGGGTTGGACGTGGAAGGGCTGCTGGAGATCTGCTTGGCCGCCACGCGCCGCATCGCACCGGACCTCACGTTCCTGCTCGACATCCCGGTCGAGCTCTCTCGCGCGCGCGTCGCCGCCCGCGGCGGCGCCGACCGTCTCGAGCGCGAGGACGACGCGTTCCACCAGCGCGTGCGCGAGGGCTATCTCGCGCTGGCCAAGCGGTTCCCGCGCATCCATGTGCTCGACGGCGTGGCGCCGCCGGACCACGTCCGGGCGGCCGCCCGCGCCGTGCTCGAGCAGCGCCGCGCGAGCGCGCACCCATGA
- a CDS encoding methyl-accepting chemotaxis protein, whose product MERYRAVAARFARRRLLAIVISFPAALIFVTFVGVFTVPEAEACFGLAALLTLIVPIYQTIALRRALAPVRRALTEGAGDAPAIASRLRGLVPHFVIAWFLAFLVIPLIAVPLGNGLVGLPSAQNLVVGVLGTLLCWAMYASLLSLALEEALATWATLTAEALHAQLPPPRVTAGGIAGRIILVVTVTAVFVTTVTGAIAVRGESNDRTLAFALTCVVVIAYAFFAARFLADAIAAPLGKLARALDRVADGDFEALSELRTLPRTSHEVGIVLHSLAGAEASLREVSHAAVRLADGDLATTITPRGEGDFLTAALARLLGAVRDVLRDARGAAGALDAGSADADANAAELRAVSSGIADDLQATSASVEELERTTIEAGAASVDVAHAVSTVQTSADRLEDLVRDTAAALEQLASSVERSVEIAGTIRALAHTAEDVATRAGNALSDATGSGERAALALGSTLEGIEALHEASERIGAITETIDEISDQTNLLALNAAIEAARAGDHGRGFAVVADEIRGLASRAAQANAEIAAVVRDVQRRTGSAVASTREGNEAARAARAATGAASDALGAIRRDVGEVARRLDDVGHANDEQKSTTEALMRATTAVREQAAQNRTVADNLSALAEHLARAASEGADASTHTRSRVAALVQAGETVASEAAALLQMTGTLRDASARLNAAIARFHDDLVPTAEVGALRAPTGQLALR is encoded by the coding sequence ATGGAGCGCTACCGGGCGGTGGCGGCCCGCTTTGCCCGACGCCGCCTGCTCGCCATCGTCATCTCGTTCCCCGCAGCTCTGATCTTCGTCACCTTCGTCGGCGTGTTCACCGTGCCGGAAGCAGAGGCGTGCTTCGGGCTCGCCGCGCTGCTGACGCTGATCGTGCCGATCTACCAGACGATCGCGCTGCGCCGCGCACTGGCTCCCGTCCGCCGCGCGCTGACCGAAGGGGCCGGCGACGCACCTGCGATCGCCTCCCGCCTGCGCGGCCTGGTCCCGCACTTCGTGATCGCGTGGTTCCTCGCGTTCCTGGTGATCCCACTGATCGCGGTCCCGCTCGGAAACGGTCTGGTCGGCCTGCCCTCGGCGCAGAACCTGGTCGTCGGCGTGCTGGGGACGCTGCTGTGCTGGGCGATGTACGCCTCGCTGTTGAGCCTGGCGCTCGAAGAAGCGCTCGCGACCTGGGCGACCCTGACGGCCGAAGCGTTGCATGCTCAGCTGCCGCCGCCGCGGGTCACCGCCGGCGGGATCGCCGGCCGGATCATCCTGGTCGTCACCGTCACCGCGGTCTTCGTCACCACCGTCACCGGCGCGATCGCCGTCCGCGGCGAGAGCAACGATCGCACGCTGGCCTTCGCGCTGACGTGCGTCGTCGTGATCGCGTACGCGTTCTTCGCCGCGCGCTTCCTGGCCGACGCCATCGCCGCGCCGCTCGGCAAATTGGCGCGCGCGCTCGATCGCGTCGCCGACGGCGACTTCGAAGCGCTGTCCGAGCTGCGCACGCTCCCGCGCACTTCCCACGAAGTCGGGATCGTGCTGCACTCGCTGGCGGGCGCCGAAGCGTCGCTGCGCGAGGTCTCGCACGCGGCCGTGCGGCTGGCCGACGGCGACCTGGCGACCACGATCACGCCGCGCGGCGAAGGAGATTTCCTCACCGCGGCGCTCGCGCGGTTGCTCGGCGCCGTGCGCGACGTGCTGCGCGACGCACGCGGCGCCGCCGGCGCGCTCGACGCCGGCTCCGCCGACGCCGACGCGAACGCCGCCGAGCTGCGCGCGGTCAGCAGCGGCATCGCGGACGACCTCCAGGCGACCTCGGCCAGCGTCGAAGAGCTCGAACGCACGACGATCGAGGCCGGCGCCGCCAGCGTCGACGTCGCGCACGCGGTCAGCACCGTCCAAACCTCCGCCGACCGTCTCGAAGATCTGGTGCGCGACACCGCCGCCGCCCTGGAGCAACTCGCCAGCTCCGTCGAGCGCAGCGTCGAGATCGCCGGGACGATCCGCGCGCTCGCGCACACCGCCGAGGACGTCGCCACGCGGGCCGGCAACGCCCTCTCGGACGCGACCGGTTCCGGCGAACGCGCCGCCCTCGCCCTCGGCTCGACGCTCGAAGGGATCGAAGCCCTCCACGAAGCGTCCGAGCGGATCGGCGCGATCACCGAGACGATCGACGAGATCTCGGATCAGACGAACCTGCTGGCGCTCAACGCCGCGATCGAGGCGGCGCGCGCCGGCGACCACGGGCGCGGCTTCGCCGTCGTCGCCGACGAGATCCGCGGCCTGGCATCGCGCGCCGCGCAAGCCAACGCCGAGATCGCCGCCGTCGTGCGCGACGTGCAGCGCCGCACCGGCTCCGCCGTCGCTTCCACGCGCGAAGGCAACGAGGCCGCGCGCGCGGCACGCGCGGCAACCGGCGCCGCGTCGGACGCGCTCGGTGCGATTCGCCGCGACGTCGGCGAGGTCGCGCGCCGCCTGGACGACGTCGGTCACGCCAACGACGAGCAAAAGAGCACGACCGAGGCGCTGATGCGCGCCACGACGGCCGTCCGCGAGCAAGCCGCGCAGAACCGCACCGTCGCGGACAACCTCAGCGCCCTCGCCGAGCACCTCGCGCGCGCGGCCTCGGAAGGCGCCGACGCCTCCACGCACACCCGTTCCCGCGTGGCCGCGCTGGTGCAGGCCGGCGAGACCGTCGCCAGCGAGGCGGCCGCGCTGCTGCAGATGACCGGCACGCTGCGCGACGCCTCCGCCCGGCTCAACGCGGCGATCGCGCGCTTCCACGACGACCTGGTGCCGACGGCCGAGGTCGGCGCGTTGCGCGCGCCGACGGGCCAGCTCGCCCTGCGCTGA
- a CDS encoding BTAD domain-containing putative transcriptional regulator, translated as MTDRRPRVLVVTAPAGYEKNVFVARCSAAIGAGTVCDLGDGAAPDEVAGAILDALVAADVSTASRNAVDRLVAGRTEGTTRETLRRLWPFAARDELVVLDDWAGNLATPSGAELFAELVATAHPQRRLAIVARHTLPPALHHALAELDVLAVGEAELALAEADLAAEAAALGVGEEAAAVSALTHGWPLVSRAFLRLRAGGAPDELYEAAAKLDRATLLPFVVHRSVAALTPLARDALAAAAVRRAISHPDLIRVLGEECDDAIWATLQALPFVATSGERIVVHRVARTVLRERFAVAFETAYERTLRSLVGDGRYTEGAHVALDVGDGTRAAAIIDAAPPYTTAPVPLREYVRIIDRLDKTHITRFPNLWVATIPYRCYAVDAATYARESETVYYCLPAGAPADLRAATLMILASAYVNLGRLSEADALIEDALHGFAAEPSTARASLLNFTASLRGIEGRFVLARALAAQAVQISRDRFGENQTLHYIEAHEAAYRGRFDRVTVIIDELLRRRRDEELPLYLAYVAMNGAVFAWVNGDDAAFDRYETIFENTLTPAIEVGMAPLVDAARGRPVRLPEENAWPLIAAGAQLYRIGHAASADDALDAARQAARAADRRGEPYFRLLAYVALFELGDETEREQARAAIGAIASAVESPELQAAVGGLFAGGDLGMLDAYVRRRVRRERVSREPHVAIELLAGRVTRDGADVPFSDKEFELLTLLAATPGPVSRDRIGEALWDHLDPEEWANNLKVTIYRIRTRLGRRDAIVADGGRHRLAPTIEIDLRRAETLVRGRSSTLDDDVRRALQTIVDTHRNGIASRYERYAWSHQLVARIAEVVGTAAATLAADALARGATAEALTHASYASGIDPLDERACEATIRAHLAAGDRDAARRELARYGTSLRRELGSEPPAHLVELVRPV; from the coding sequence ATGACGGACCGGCGCCCGCGCGTCCTCGTGGTGACGGCGCCCGCCGGCTACGAGAAGAACGTGTTCGTCGCCCGGTGCTCCGCCGCGATCGGCGCGGGAACGGTCTGCGATCTGGGCGACGGCGCCGCTCCCGACGAGGTCGCCGGCGCGATCCTCGACGCGCTCGTCGCCGCCGACGTCTCGACCGCGTCGCGCAACGCCGTCGACCGGCTCGTCGCCGGCCGAACGGAGGGGACGACGCGCGAAACCCTGCGCCGGCTGTGGCCCTTCGCCGCGCGCGACGAGCTGGTCGTGCTCGACGACTGGGCCGGCAATCTCGCCACGCCGTCGGGTGCCGAGCTGTTCGCGGAGCTGGTCGCGACCGCGCACCCGCAGCGCCGGCTGGCCATCGTCGCGCGGCACACGCTGCCGCCGGCCCTGCACCATGCCCTGGCCGAGCTCGACGTGTTGGCGGTCGGCGAAGCGGAGCTGGCGCTCGCGGAAGCCGACCTCGCCGCCGAGGCCGCCGCGCTCGGCGTCGGCGAGGAGGCGGCCGCGGTGTCGGCGCTCACGCACGGCTGGCCGCTGGTCTCGCGCGCCTTCCTGCGGCTGCGTGCCGGCGGCGCGCCGGACGAACTGTACGAAGCGGCGGCGAAGCTCGACCGCGCCACGCTGCTGCCGTTCGTCGTGCATCGCAGCGTCGCCGCGCTCACGCCGCTCGCGCGCGATGCCCTGGCCGCCGCGGCGGTGCGGCGTGCCATCAGCCATCCGGACCTCATCCGCGTGCTCGGCGAGGAGTGCGACGACGCGATTTGGGCGACGCTTCAGGCGCTGCCGTTCGTCGCGACTTCCGGCGAGCGGATCGTGGTTCATCGCGTGGCGCGCACGGTGCTGCGCGAGCGGTTCGCCGTCGCCTTCGAGACGGCGTACGAACGCACGCTGCGTTCGCTGGTGGGTGACGGCCGCTACACCGAGGGAGCTCACGTCGCGCTCGACGTCGGCGACGGCACGCGGGCGGCGGCGATCATCGACGCCGCCCCGCCTTACACCACCGCGCCCGTCCCCTTGCGCGAGTATGTGCGTATCATCGATCGGCTCGACAAGACGCACATCACGCGGTTTCCGAACCTGTGGGTGGCGACGATCCCCTACCGCTGTTACGCCGTCGATGCGGCGACGTACGCGCGCGAGTCGGAGACGGTCTACTACTGCTTGCCGGCCGGTGCGCCAGCCGACCTGCGCGCGGCGACGCTGATGATCCTGGCCTCGGCGTACGTGAACCTCGGCCGTCTGAGCGAAGCCGACGCCCTGATCGAAGACGCGCTGCACGGATTCGCGGCCGAGCCGTCCACGGCGCGCGCCTCGCTGCTGAACTTCACCGCGTCCCTGCGCGGCATCGAAGGCCGCTTCGTCCTGGCCCGCGCGCTCGCCGCGCAGGCCGTCCAAATCTCGCGCGATCGCTTCGGCGAAAACCAGACGCTGCACTACATCGAGGCGCACGAGGCGGCGTATCGAGGACGGTTCGACCGGGTCACCGTCATCATCGACGAGCTGCTGCGGAGGCGGCGCGACGAGGAGCTGCCGCTGTACCTCGCCTACGTCGCGATGAATGGCGCCGTGTTCGCGTGGGTGAACGGCGACGACGCGGCGTTCGACCGCTACGAGACGATCTTCGAGAACACGCTCACGCCCGCGATCGAGGTCGGCATGGCGCCGCTCGTGGACGCCGCGCGCGGACGCCCGGTGCGCTTGCCGGAGGAGAACGCCTGGCCGCTGATCGCGGCCGGCGCACAGCTGTATCGAATCGGCCACGCGGCGAGCGCCGACGATGCGCTCGACGCGGCGCGCCAGGCGGCGCGCGCGGCGGATCGTCGCGGAGAGCCGTACTTCCGACTGCTGGCGTACGTCGCGCTGTTCGAGTTGGGCGACGAGACGGAGCGCGAACAGGCGCGCGCCGCGATCGGCGCGATCGCATCGGCCGTCGAAAGCCCCGAGCTCCAGGCCGCCGTCGGCGGCCTGTTCGCCGGCGGCGACCTCGGGATGCTCGATGCCTACGTTCGCCGGCGCGTCCGGCGCGAGCGCGTCAGCCGCGAGCCGCACGTCGCGATCGAGCTGTTGGCCGGACGCGTCACGCGCGACGGAGCGGACGTGCCGTTCAGCGACAAAGAGTTCGAGCTGCTCACGCTGCTGGCGGCGACGCCGGGACCGGTCAGCCGCGACCGCATCGGCGAGGCGCTGTGGGACCACCTCGATCCCGAAGAATGGGCGAACAATCTCAAGGTGACGATCTACCGCATCCGTACGCGCTTGGGGCGCCGCGACGCGATCGTCGCGGACGGCGGCCGGCACCGCCTCGCACCGACGATCGAGATCGACCTGCGGCGCGCCGAGACGCTGGTGCGCGGCCGGTCGAGCACGCTCGACGACGACGTCCGCCGCGCGTTGCAAACGATCGTCGATACCCATCGCAACGGCATAGCTTCTCGCTATGAGCGGTACGCCTGGTCGCACCAGCTCGTCGCGCGCATCGCGGAGGTCGTGGGCACGGCGGCGGCCACACTCGCCGCGGACGCGCTGGCACGGGGGGCGACCGCCGAGGCACTGACACACGCGAGCTACGCCTCCGGGATCGACCCGCTCGACGAACGCGCCTGCGAGGCCACCATCCGTGCCCATCTCGCGGCCGGCGACCGAGATGCCGCCCGCCGCGAGCTCGCTCGTTACGGAACCTC